Proteins from a single region of Coffea eugenioides isolate CCC68of unplaced genomic scaffold, Ceug_1.0 ScVebR1_1862;HRSCAF=2792, whole genome shotgun sequence:
- the LOC113755926 gene encoding uncharacterized protein LOC113755926, which translates to MRALVWNCRGVGSPLTVPQLREVVRLHSPSLVFLSETKKKKSFLNSVKQWIKFDNVFVVDPVGLAGGLAVLWNKELKVKKVLFTSFTIELLIDDSELGAEWWCICTYASADARVRKGQWEVLARRRCIWGESWAIMGDLNDIKSNDEKWGGRQRADVSFKDFNSFINDNELVDIGFEGVPWTWCNNWNSEGEVKERIDRILGSKGWTRSFEKANCKHIETEASDHCILMLDTKPERRKWKKRFMFDRRWLQHKDVEEVVGGAWERQQRGSRMYVAQLKIKKVRMDLLSWSKQCCWNSKSLINKVKQELKEVKEIKGEGYRIKLASLKRKLAEAYKLEEVYWSQKARVKWLQEGDKNTNYFHAQVAGRRRMNRISMLKNKRGDWCRDEEETCQEIIDYFQQIYTTEEPGELSEILEGIPQTITGEMNRELTRKVTEQEISQAVFSMHPNKSPGPD; encoded by the coding sequence ATGAGGGCTCTGGTGTGGAACTGTCGAGGTgtggggagccccttgacagttccccagTTGAGGGAGGTCGTGAGACTCCACTCTCCATCTCTGGTTTTCCTGtcagaaacaaaaaagaaaaaaagctttCTCAACAGTGTTAAGCAATGGATAAAGTTCGACAATGTCTTTGTTGTTGATCCAGTAGGATTGGCTGGGGGGTTGGCAGTTCTATGGAATAAGGAGCTGAAGGTGAAGAAGGTGTTGTTTACCAGCTTTACTATAGAGCTGTTAATAGATGACAGTGAGCTAGGTGCTGAGTGGTGGTGTATCTGTACTTATGCAAGTGCAGATGCTAGAGTTAGGAAAGGACAGTGGGAGGTGTTGGCTAGAAGGAGGTGCATTTGGGGGGAGTCCTGGGCAATTATGGGGGATTTGAATGACATCAAATCGAATGATGAAAAATGGGGAGGTAGACAGAGAGCTGATGTGAGCTTTAAAGATTTTAACTCCTTTATTAATGATAATGAATTGGTTGATATTGGATTCGAAGGTGTTCCTTGGACTTGGTGCAACAACTGGAACAGTGAGGGGGAGGTAAAGGAAAGGATTGACAGGATTCTGGGAAGTAAAGGGTGGACAAGAAGTTTTGAAAAGGCTAATTGTAAACACATTGAAACTGAGGCTTCTGACCACTGCATTCTGATGTTGGATACTAAGCCAGAAAGGAGGAAATGGAAGAAGAGGTTCATGTTTGACAGAAGGTGGTTGCAACATAAAGATGTTGAGGAGGTTGTTGGGGGTGCTTGGGAAAGGCAACAAAGGGGATCAAGAATGTATGTGGCtcaattaaaaatcaaaaaggTCAGAATGGATTTGTTGAGTTGGAGTAAGCAGTGCTGCTGGAACTCAAAGAGCTTGATTAATAAGGTGAAGCAAGAGTTAAAAGAGGTAAAGGAAATTAAAGGAGAGGGTTACAGAATCAAATTAGCTAGTTTGAAAAGGAAATTGGCTGAGGCTTATAAGTTGGAGGAGGTATACTGGAGCCAAAAGGCTAGGGTGAAGTGGTTGCAGGAAGGGGACAAAAATACTAACTATTTTCATGCTCAGGTGGCAGGAAGGAGGAGGATGAATAGAATTAGTATGCTCAAAAATAAGAGAGGAGATTGGTGCAGGGATGAGGAGGAAACATGCCAGGAGATAATAGATTATTTCCAGCAAATTTACACAACAGAGGAACCTGGGGAGTTATCTGAGATTTTAGAGGGGATTCCACAGACCATCACAGGGGAGATGAACAGGGAGCTTACTAGGAAGGTTACAGAGCAAGAGATCAGTCAAGCAGTGTTTTCGATGCACCCTAATAAGTCTCCTGGACCAGATG